In Arachis hypogaea cultivar Tifrunner chromosome 7, arahy.Tifrunner.gnm2.J5K5, whole genome shotgun sequence, the genomic window ATCTCTGCCTTGTCGATGTTGTCCGTTCTCCACGTCAGTCTTTACCAAGTCTCCCTTACACATCTCTACATCCTTCCCCTGCCTAATTCTTCTATACTTGGCCTCACCTACAGAGATTCTCTTCCCCCTTAAGATCATATGATGCATTTCTGTTATAGCTTTTATCGCCCCTCCTTTTGTCGTATATCGTACAAACGTAAACAGGTGAGCCTTTTCATTTTTCAACTTCCGGGCTAGATAGATATCATTGATTCGTCCCGTCCAATGGAATAAATGAAATAATTCCTTCTTCAAAATATCTTCTGGcaaattattgataaaaatagagaaagactTGTATTCCAATCGATGATACTCTTCTCAATTCCAAATCTTaggactctctctctctctctctctctctctctctctcattataAACAAAGAATCTATTGTGATGCGAAGGAATAACAATGACATTTTTTGCAAGATTAGTGAGATGTTGTAGTAAAACTAATTGTCCACGTTCATTTGATTCAAAGAACAGCGAATTTAACCGATAATCTTTTAGCAAAGACAACAGCTAAATATAATCAGTCTTATATTGAATTTCTTCTTTTATATTGTTGTTGAAGAGATTATTAAAAAAGAGATATCCTCTCTAACTTAGGTGATTTCTATGTTTTCTTttcagttataatttttttttattatttttgaccaacAGTTAGCTAATAATgtttaaaagtataaattaaaagtatattatttgattacaaaactaaaaaaaattagattaataactaaaaatattgacaaaaaatagCAACTTCTATTGGTaggttttattttctttacaCTATAATACTTTAGTTAGCATGTTTTAAGGTCATAaagaaactcaaataaaaaagttTACGTTGTAAAGCATGTAATAATAGTCTTACAATGATTTGATAGAAAGGATTAATACTTGTAATTTACAATTCCATTCATAAAAGTACTTGAAGTCAAGAGTTAACGATAATTAGAAAATCTCACCTTCATCCTTAGATAACACCAAATTTGTCCCACATCAGGtaataaaaaagttttataaatatttttaatgtctAAGAGAGTTGGTTTAGTCCGCCGAGTTGAGTAACGCCAACTTGTGACTCAAGTGAAGGCACCAAGGTGATGGAACATGGTTTAGGCTACGCTTGGTGGGATTAGAAGCTTGCACCATGCTGGCTTGCCCACTCCAAGTTGAGAGTTGGGCCATGGCTCCCGAGCGAAGGCTCGAGTGTCCTGGCTCGTAGGCTAGAGGGCACTGCGTCAGGCTGGTTTAACAGAGCAGCGAATACCTCTGGCTCCCAACAGTGGAGGGATCACAAGCTGCTGCACCACTAATCCACAATGCTGGGTGTGCCTAACCATTGAACCATCAACTTttgttttattcaattttttgttacaaaattaagGCGAATAAAGAGGCTAACCACTAGGCCGTCCGAGCTGGTGGGACTTGTTATGACAATAAAGAGGGATAATAGGTCACTGCACCAGCCCACACGACCTAGTGAGACttccatatattttttttataattgaatttttttaataacaattaaaaaatctTCCGTTCATATATTTTCTTTTGTACAACCATTAAATAATCTTttctattcatatttttttggaaaacaatatttaaagtcaaataaaaattaaattctgcactaataaaatttatagctAATAAATTTAatccttataacttttaaaattcattaattaaGTCGAATTTTATAACTATCTAGAATAAACTAGTAAAATGGTACCCTAAAATTTATATCGTtgacaaaaaaattcataaaaaatattaacaacaaATAAGCCTccttataacttttaaatttcATTAATTAGGTCGAGTTTTATAATTGTCTAAAGTAAACTACTAAAATAGTACTCGAAAATTTATATTGTTgacaaaaaaattcacaaaaaatattaacaacaaataagtctctaaaagattttaaaatgagACGAAAAGaattagatatatattttttaaaaatagattttagagatcaaattttttattcaaatatttataacaTTATTCTAAGTTCTTCACTTGACAAGTCTCAGCTCGGTCATATATATTAGAGCACACGGGTTTATAAAACTTATGAGAAGGTGTAATATTTTCCAAACTTGATAACGCGAGCTTGTGACCTTCGTGGGGCATTATTGTGATGGAACATGGGCTTGGATATTCTTGGTGGGTTAAATGGTTTTGCAATATGTTCTTCTGTCCTCTCCAAGTTAAGAGTTGGGCCTCGGAACTTGGATGTAGGCTAGAGGGAAAAGGGTTAATAAGTTGCTGCACCCTCGGCCCACATAGCCTGGTATGTCTTGCTCATAAAccatcattttttcttttttaattaatttaaaaaaaactttagatgtatattatagttaaattttttttaacaattaaacaaTCTTTTTCATTTATATATTCTCTTTTGCACAATTATTAAACGATGGAATACCTTTTTTTAACAACTgttcaataatttttttcatctgtaattttttttaaaaaaatactttagaatcaaacaaaaattaaattaaatttaatcaatctaatccttaaaatttttaaaattgattaattagGTCGAATTTTATAATTATCTACTTTGACATTGttaataaaatgataataacaaCGCGTGCTAATATGGTCCAAtagcttttgaattttcttcACCAACATATATCGataatctttattttaattgttactcaataattaATTTAGTCATGAGTTTAATAATATGATAAATTAACTTAGTCTCTTATGTAGATTATCTCTTTGACGAAATTAATAAAATCCTAAAATACTAAATGGCCTGAAGTGTCACATACTGTAAAATGGGATTGAATGAAttagcaaataaaaatttaagaacCAAATTGATTTGATCTCAAATCATACATTTACTTTTATCCTATAAATGATATGGAAAACAATTTTTGGATTAAAACATGTGTTTACATGTTTATAAACCCtttaaatatgtttatgaaaCTCCATTTTGTAGTTTACACTATATCTAAAACCAAGCATACATCCATTTTGCATCTCTAATCTGTGTGTGAATTGGGATCAAATTTTGTGGTTTAATCTAGATAGAGATTATTCAATAGTTTCTTTTTCAAGAAGAAAAATCATGAGATAACATTCAAATAGATAAAATTGCTTTATCTATTATACTCTAGCTAGAGTATCACGTATATTACTTATTTTATaccttattcttattttatgaGGATCTGCCAACTTTTTCTAGGATGATGATTATGTCTAAATCTGCACAATGACGGGTCTCACTTGCCTTTCACCGTTTATGTTTATCCATGAATCATTCCAAAGAGAATATGCCAAACTATATTGGATTTCCATTGTGAAATCTTCATAGCAAGATAAAATTCTATTAACAGACAATCacatgtaaatttttattttataatatactaTTAGGTGAATGCTATCCTACCCTCTCTAaagtaacatgtaagttaccctctCTGATGTGTCACATTTTAATTGGGTGTTTATTTTAACATGAGTTACTTTCTCCACTctactctctctaattgcgtTTACTCCTCCCCACTCCTTGGTCGTCCTCATTACGCCTCCTAAGCATCACGGTCTCGTTgtgtatcttattttatcttcccAACGGTCTCGTTgtgtatcttattttattttcccaAATCATTCTTCCAAAAAAGGTACTCCAACTCTCTAATTGCGTTTACTCCACCGTATCAAATTATTCTTTCAGAATAGGTATTCCAACTCTCTCTAATTGCGTTTACTCTTTCCCATTTCTTTGTCGTCCTCGTTGTGTCTTCTAAATATCACTGTTTTATTgggtgttttattttcttcttctgtcAGGTCCTCACCGTCTTCCAAGATATTATTAACTCTCGTGAAATTAAAGTAACTCAAGTTAAaataaaaactcaattaaaatataatatatcaaAGAGGGTAATTTACATGTTACTTTAGAGATGGTAGGGTAGCATTCACCATACTATTATTATCAAACAGTTATTTTATGGTTCATAGTCCTAAACCCAAGTGAGAATAAGTAGTTTAACTATCTTGCAAGAGCTTGGAGAATTAAGTGGACAATCATAAAAGAAATCACTCATCTTTTTTAATACATAGCAAGTGATATTATAAAGAAAGTTGAATAATGTTGAGTCCTATGTTTCAGAAGAAACTTGTAGAGTTTGAAAAAGGATTTTGATTGATCAAAAAGAAGAATCCACTTTAACTGATATATCCTTAGGCACCATCATACATAACATAAAAATCATACTCGGAAATGGAGGACGATTAGCTAGGGCGTCAGGTGCTACAACAAAACTGATTGCAAAAAAGGGAAATCGGCCACATTAAAATTACGTTCTGGGGAGGAGTTTGATATCCAAAAACTGCTCAGCAACAATCAAACAAGTAGGGAATGTTGGGGTCGCAAGCATACAAATATAGTGAATTGGAAAGGGATTGCTTAAGGGAGGCACCCTTCATTAGATTTTGAACCATAAAATCTAATACAATGCCTACCATAAGCAATCCCTCCATCAGATGATAAACTAATAACTTATCAAATTACATTAAGGTGAAACATTTCTAAGAAGAAACCATCTCTACATTTTTTTTTAACTCTAAACTAAGGTGGTAAGGAGAGTAATCATCAAATGCAATCTCCATCCTAACCTTCCTAAACACTAAGGATCTGTCTTAACTCTCTAGTCCTAAAAGATCTAACTCTAGTTCTCCAATCAGAACTTACAAATCACACTATTTCATAGTTAAACTAATGCTGAGTGACTCACCTATGTTTCTTCGTCATAATCTTCGTCGTCTTCATCTATCCTTCCATTTATGTTCGCCAACTGAATGGTGTCGATGCTCATTTTTTCCATGTCCGAAAAGGACCATCCAGGGTATTCCTCGTGCTTCTCTTCTACTGTTTGTTTTGCAGAAGAGGTAACCGGAACAGGAGTTGGTGCGTCTGATGAATCCATTACTGGGACTGGAGCTTGTGTGTCCGATGAAGCCATTACTGGGACTGGAGCTTGTGTGTCGAATGAATCCATATCCTCATCAACTGGAGCCATATTTAAGTCGATATTCCTTACACACGCTTCGGCTGGCCTGCTAACTGACAAACTCGGCTTAACTTCTTCATGTTCCAACACATTTTCCGGGCTTTCACTGCTATGTGTGTGCTTGCCATTTTGCTTCAATACATCAGATTCATCTTCAAACTTGACATGTGAAATCATTTCATGATCATGATCTGCTGTTCTCTGTCCTCGGCCACGACCTCTACCTCTCCCCCTACCCCTTCCTCTGCCACTAGTATTTCTGGCCTCTAGCTGcgcaaattataaaataacataaaaaaaaactgatATATTACTGCGGATTCATACAAGAAAAAGGAGAAGTCATATAACTTCTAATTTGAAGTAATTTAAAACATTTGATACATTACCATCTTATTTCTCTTTTGCTCCTCATCACTGTCATTATCATCACCTTCCGCAACTTTCCTGATGTAAGATACAAGATAAACAAAATTCAGCGAGAATAGAACATTTTCAAAATAACAAACAACAGAATCAAGCAAAGCACAAACCTCCTCTTAGGGATAGAACGATCATCACCCGTCGCACCAGAACCACCTAAATCAGGAACCTTGTTGAGAATATCTTTCAGAAAATCAAACACATTAAATGTCTGGACACAATGCTTTCTGCAAAGGCAAGGATTCAAGTAATTGAAGCTATTAGATACTAGAAAGAGGAGCATAACACTTGAGTAAAACATTCAGAAAGCAACGCCATCCCAAAATTTTATATGCCTTCGACCTTTTCCATTGGTCTATTTATATGTATGTATTCGATAAATGGAAGATTATAAAGGGGAATTTAATCTTAAACATCTTTGGATATCAAACCAAAAGAAGAACATGAAAGGATAATGTGAATAAGCAAACTATCAATAGAATTAGGCCTCGTTCGGTAACTATCTCaggacaaaaatacaaaaacatgtTTTGAAGACAGATGCATACATACACAAGGAAAATTTTCCGAAATTTCTGTCCACAAAGAAAAAGCTACAAACGATGGGGACAGAGACAAAGACACAACTTTTCTGTCTTATCAGTATTTTTGTCCTGAGACACTTACCAAACCAACCTCGAAGATCTCCTATTCTTATGAACATCATTGCTATCACCAACCAAACAAAAAAAGGAACCTACATGTCAATATATCCTTAACACAAAATCAAAAATTGAAGCCAAAAGAATATCACTTACAAATGCAAAGCAGTCATGGTCTTTGCCCCTCTCCTAAGAGTTATATCATATGTCCTATTACACAAATCTTGCAGGAATAGCTCTAATGCTTTAGCTGCCATTATACACAAACAAGAGATAAATTGATACAAATTCCTCAAAACAtataacaagaaaaaataaatacacCAATAAGAGACTACTTACAAACTAGAAGAGGCACAGCCATAGCAATCTTCCCTACATCCTCATCAGCTTGCATGATTTTCTTAATCCTAGCCTGTCAATAATGAACAAAATAGCACAACAACCAATTCATTAACAAAGGTCAACAattcccacacttaatttataCCCATTTGAGAATATATCATaatatataacaataacaataaatagAAAACAAGTTTACACATTAAAACATGAATAAAGGAAATTCCAAAACCAAACATGAACCAATACAATGGAAACAAAACCCCCATAAAAGAATCACAATGATTACAAATGCAAAAGATTAAGTTACAAACTTTCAGCAAAAGGGTATAAGAAAACGAGGAAAAGGCCAGAACTTACCGCAGGGAAACGTGTATCCAGTTTCTTCCTCATGTTTCTCTTTTGCAGTTTTTcttgtgaagaaaagaaaaacccttCTCGAGTGGTttatatgaagaagaagaaggaagagataaGAGTatcaaacgaagaagaagaagaagaagtgaaaaGGGGAAAAGTTTTGTTTGTTATGGATTTTGAGAATGGAGGTTCCACAAAGCGGTATTCTAGGAGACTCCTACGGTGTAAACCTTTTTtgtcttttgatttttgaaacttATCACGTTGACCACTCCTTTCTTTTCAGTTTTCAAGCTCCTAactaattaagataaaataaaaagaaaataaaggtcaATATATATGAATATGAGGGCGAAAAAAGATATTcggaagataaataaaaaaattggtaaaataaatatttttaaaatttatatatattgtttgaGATTTGTTAggattttttgttaaataaataaaaaaaattatttataaaaatatataatttataatatttttatcgaTTTGCATTCTATCTtatctatcttatcttgtttacaatgtaaataaaatatatacaatattacgataaaaataaaagatttttttatttatttttaaaaaaatctgatATGTTATGGTATTGTTATTTctgtattttcaaaatatttattgttggatcgataaagtttaaaatttaaaattttaagtgattaatttattgactaacaaGTAACAATAAATTAGTTTATGgcctattaaataaaatatattaaaaaaattaaaaaatcaaaatttatatattaaatttaaatttagacaaattgaacaagaataataaaattaaaaattaaaatttatatattcaaTTCAAATTTAGACAAATTGAactagatataataaaataatttatttacatataaaatatatttttaaaaataatttttttgaactaACTTTTTACTAAAAAATCTCTATTAATTTACTGGATTTTAACTAATTTGTTGGTAAATGGTTTTCAGTTAATTCAGTTAAATCCTTTGATTCGGAAAATCATTTATATCTCTTATATAATCAATGGTTAAGATCTGATGATAagcttttaaaaaaaaacatgatCAATGAGATAAGTATCAAATTTGAAATATAGTCTTGGTAAAATATTACCAAAAATCATGTAACAAATTTGACACTGAATCTTAATCGAGATAAGTATCCAACCTATTTTTTTGGTGCCCTTCTATTTGATCTATGTTTAGTATTTTATCGTTGAGTGTGCAATTATGTCTTGAATATGTAATATATTGCCtgccataaaaataataataatgaatataTTGACATCATTGTGGATATACTTTGGATAAAATATACTTTATACATGCCAAAAATAAGttatcttatattatatattatttgtatatttatagttatttttttaatacaatttcCCCTATTAAAGTATAAGTGTGTTTGATATAAACAATCTATCTAAATCATTAGTAATATTGAATTtccgtaaaaaaaattaataatattgaaTTAAAGTATTTGGATTGCTGTcatgtgtgtttttttttaatttggttgcATCCCATTGCTGACAATGATAAGATATATTTATGGTGTTTGCTTGGGTGCTTACAAAAAGTTGcctaatttactaaaaaaaaaataaatattaatatttaatttaaaaaatataaaaataaataatttttaaatatttaaaacttaccTTAAAAGATAACTTCGACAAATTCGGCACCACACTTATAGGCATCAAAGAATTTGTCTATATTTATAACTTACAAGGTAATTTATGGAAAATAAATCCTCTCTATTTTTTCATTGGAGAGAATCAAATGTGATCTCTCATCTTTAATTCTATAAATGCGactaaaaattaataagagaGAGAACAATAAATAATGAGATCACACACTGAAcactatccaatttttttttttttttactcaaaaGGATCCACTTCCGTAACTTATATTATCTTTCAAGTTTCAAATGATATcctatttataaattttagggaaGGTGTCTactttgaatttcatttaaggTGGTATATGTTATATAATTAGGGTGTTTAAATTTAAATCGATCCAGATTAAACCGTTTATCTAATTCAATTCAAATCGAAAATCGATTAAAATCGTATTAATTTAGATTTGattagattctattttttgcaaactgCTGATTAGATCGGATCGATTTTTTGAATCTATTTTTTATAATCGATCAAATTCAATTCAAACCGCACAATATGCtataatgttattattttattattatatttataattatacttataatatgatcaatttattatatatttttatattatttatatattattattattatttaataaatattttatattcaaaatgtaatttatttatttattttaactaacctataattttatttctattgttatgttatcgttagtttttaagatattgtagagacttgttatgtcattattggttatttaaaatttgatgttgagacttgttatatatatttaattttttaatttataaaaccgTAAATATAATCCAATCTAAATCACTTGAAATTGCATCTAATCGGATCGAATCGGATTTTTTTATCATCCAATTCAAACCGTACTACAAATAAAATTAGTATTCGAATCGAATAAGTTTTTTATTCAAAATCGATCCAAACCGCATGCAAACAcccgtaatatatatatatatatatatatatatatctttcaaATCTTGTTTAAAAACTGTggggaaaaataataaaaaatatattaacaaggaataatgaaaaaaataatgatatgTTTAAACCACTTAAATATATTCACATTCAcggaatcaaaattaaaaaaagaaagatataatATACTAttatacttttataatttaattcttGAATATAGTAATATAAAATTATCATCATTGATGATGAAAGTAAAATTGTATTActttattgattttttatgtaTGCAATTATGATTAGTTTATGAGTAATGCTAGGAACTAAAAGGTATTAGcaaaaaattagtcaaaatatCTTTGGGTGAATCTaaaatctctacgagttaatatatatagatGTTTTTTCTGTTAAGTAAATGAATGTTTCTTTTCCATACTAAAtgaatgttcttttatatatttttcgaatttttttgtattacaaatgtgaatgcttctatttctttaagaattttatttttttaattttatagatatttaattattttttctaaaatataactggatatttcttttgttaagtattatgatgtt contains:
- the LOC112702137 gene encoding uncharacterized protein, with translation MRKKLDTRFPAARIKKIMQADEDVGKIAMAVPLLVSKALELFLQDLCNRTYDITLRRGAKTMTALHLKHCVQTFNVFDFLKDILNKVPDLGGSGATGDDRSIPKRRKVAEGDDNDSDEEQKRNKMLEARNTSGRGRGRGRGRGRGRGQRTADHDHEMISHVKFEDESDVLKQNGKHTHSSESPENVLEHEEVKPSLSVSRPAEACVRNIDLNMAPVDEDMDSFDTQAPVPVMASSDTQAPVPVMDSSDAPTPVPVTSSAKQTVEEKHEEYPGWSFSDMEKMSIDTIQLANINGRIDEDDEDYDEET